The Huiozyma naganishii CBS 8797 chromosome 3, complete genome genome contains a region encoding:
- the TAE1 gene encoding N-terminal protein methyltransferase (similar to Saccharomyces cerevisiae YBR261C; ancestral locus Anc_1.341), protein MDRPDAQIVYEDAIDYWTSIPPTVDGVLGGYGEETVVPVMDILGSQHFIRKLKSRMVVTPPHQKIGVDIGAGIGRVTKNFLSKQCDSVDLVEPVKPFCDQMGEELKDAMEQGKIGTIYNVGMQDWTPEKGKYWMIWCQWCVGHLPDTELIKFFKRCIDGLQPNGTIFVKENNTPSDQDDFDDTDSSVTRSDAKFKELFAQSGLKLIAIDRQKGLPRELYPVRMYALKPIETDS, encoded by the coding sequence ATGGATCGACCTGATGCGCAGATTGTATACGAAGATGCCATTGACTACTGGACCAGCATCCCCCCAACAGTGGACGGTGTTCTGGGTGGGTATGGTGAAGAGACAGTCGTTCCCGTGATGGATATTCTCGGATCTCAGCATTTCATACGCAAACTCAAATCAAGGATGGTCGTGACACCACCACACCAGAAAATCGGTGTTGACATTGGTGCCGGTATTGGGAGGGTCACGAAGAATTTCTTGTCCAAACAATGTGATTCTGTCGACTTGGTGGAGCCTGTAAAACCGTTCTGCGATCAGATGGGggaggaattgaaggatGCAATGGAACAGGGCAAGATCGGTACCATATATAACGTTGGTATGCAAGATTGGACACCGGAGAAGGGTAAATATTGGATGATATGGTGCCAGTGGTGTGTCGGACACCTCCCTGACACCGAGTTGATtaagttcttcaaaaggTGCATCGATGGTTTGCAACCAAATGGCACCATTTTTGTTAAGGAAAACAATACACCATCGGACCAAGACGATTTTGACGACACAGATTCAAGTGTCACTCGATCAGACGCCAAGTTTAAAGAACTCTTTGCCCAAAGTGGTCTCAAGTTGATCGCTATCGACCGCCAGAAGGGCCTCCCACGGGAGTTATATCCTGTGAGGATGTATGCATTGAAACCAATCGAAACAGATTCCTAA
- the KNAG0C01890 gene encoding uncharacterized protein (similar to Saccharomyces cerevisiae YBR259W; ancestral locus Anc_1.344): MPREKIHVAEAVQLFERFLAGDNFATIPNEAKRLQSESCNYMELGHDSRNIVEYYHDSLKNYIDKHHCITIANIIDCKEFTDEIFFKMSILEDTLEKLISRGKTKLTVNDFRILVADEMVHTLNTVPRFLRKAFKCALYDEEYDFEKDIGCISLIARGGIHDFKQFVEKLRFSKYYNIGQSFISDFEDEMHKVVPACIKYWDEKKVSWSVFHGYFLSQAIKLVLETIRWNDTANFDEIIYKDARVLLMLTAGTKIPFDEIYHKFLTANQNAIFEKKNEQAIKKYSRVFLDNFLSCNEIPNTTQRIDQIIRYICSYETYSNHYIPELSKLPQLNEIKTRIRSEVIKAIKTFEIYDLHKATLNLLGKNRVAVNCNILFFILNYLPHRKEFFRSRLTQRVIHKLAKTWEHYGSLERDLSEEGIEANLVKYIGSESSYDLESVLKASISALHSEITFGNYKLMPLFVNSANVSFSPPKHDPIWINCNFEKEWKISCDAFAKSNTVPLEPHGLHSIIMELPIKVSKDVYYHVFLDMTAAAILYCFNDSDSWDISAVRSKLAVPSEKESDFEACLQRLVGRKLLNLKGATLTFNYKFKARVSDTGLFSL, from the coding sequence ATGCCCCGCGAGAAAATACATGTGGCCGAAGCTGTTCAGTTATTTGAAAGATTCTTAGCTGGAGATAACTTTGCAACGATACCAAATGAGGCCAAACGATTACAATCAGAATCTTGTAATTATATGGAGTTAGGGCACGACAGTCGAAATATCGTGGAATACTATCATGACAGTTTGAAGAATTATATAGACAAGCATCATTGTATCACCATAGCGAATATCATCGATTGCAAAGAATTTACAGATGagatttttttcaagatgAGTATTCTAGAAGACACCTTGGAAAAACTCATTTCTCGTGGTAAGACAAAGCTAACCGTGAACGACTTTCGTATATTGGTAGCTGATGAAATGGTACACACATTAAATACTGTACCACGTTTCCTAAGAAAAGCCTTCAAATGTGCCCTCTATGACGAAGAAtatgattttgaaaaggatatcGGATGCATTTCATTGATTGCGAGAGGCGGAATCCATGACTTTAAACAGTTTGTAGAGAAGTTACGATTCTCGAAATATTATAATATAGGTCAATCGTTCATTAGTGATTTCGAAGACGAAATGCATAAAGTTGTACCAGCTTGTATAAAGTACTGGgacgaaaaaaaagttagCTGGTCGGTATTCCATggttattttctttcacAAGCCATCAAACTCGTTTTAGAAACAATACGATGGAATGATACAGCcaattttgatgaaattATTTATAAGGATGCGAGGGTACTGCTTATGCTGACAGCTGGGACGAAAATACCCTTTGATGAAATTTATCACAAGTTCTTGACTGCTAACCAAAACGCGatatttgagaaaaaaaatgaacaGGCTATTAAAAAGTATAGCCGTGTTTTTCTGGATAACTTCCTATCATGCAATGAGATACCTAATACGACCCAAAGAATAGACCAAATAATAAGATATATTTGTTCATATGAAACATACTCTAATCATTACATTCCAGAGCTTTCAAAACTACCTCAACTAAACGAAATAAAAACCAGAATACGATCCGAAGTCATCAAGGCCATTAAAACGTTTGAAATCTATGATTTGCATAAAGCAACTCTCAACTTGCTTGGGAAAAATCGCGTTGCGGTGAATTGTAAcattcttttctttataCTGAATTATCTTCCTCACCGGAAGGAGTTTTTCAGAAGTAGATTAACACAAAGAGTTATTCACAAGCTCGCTAAAACTTGGGAGCATTACGGATCTCTCGAACGTGACCTCTCTGaagaaggaattgaagcAAATTTGGTTAAGTACATAGGCTCTGAATCATCATATGATCTAGAATCTGTGCTGAAAGCTTCCATATCCGCTTTGCATTCTGAGATTACCTTTGGGAATTACAAACTAATGCCATTATTTGTCAACAGCGCAAACGTTAGCTTTTCACCCCCAAAACATGATCCAATATGGATCAATTGTAACTTCGAGAAGGAATGGAAAATAAGCTGTGATGCGTTTGCGAAAAGCAATACCGTTCCACTCGAACCTCATGGCCTGCATTCCATAATAATGGAGTTACCCATTAAGGTGTCTAAAGATGTTTACTACCACGTGTTCCTGGATATGACCGCTGCGGCAATCTTGTACTGTTTCAACGATAGTGATTCATGGGACATATCCGCAGTTCGCTCGAAACTAGCAGTACCCTCCGAAAAAGAATCAGACTTTGAAGCATGTTTACAAAGGCTTGTTGGAAGGAAGCTATTAAATTTGAAAGGAGCAACTCTCACATTCAACTACAAGTTTAAAGCTCGCGTTAGCGATACTGGGTTGTTCAGTCTTTAA
- the PTR3 gene encoding Ptr3p (similar to Saccharomyces cerevisiae PTR3 (YFR029W); ancestral locus Anc_1.348) yields MNSSELLKVIRQDLFLPKELFSCEFDQRAGHYIYGIGYSIADDASMLSCGCCIAESLFDAIKDATHNELIYCPVCKNKNVSMVGPVKPLRCLYDQLNGFEDSISTSLETVKLQEENIERGGNKPEGTEENSTLPVEEAAMFTEYKNNDIPEKTLETDQVDSKKLDASNQQTTLLNLFFKVASKMNSENTPDDTTTERPINTDANPQYLTHSTTLETENKSEMVSLANKSNTIITERLSQECKKPEWHKDHTAHFNEPVVPNISSNLDEKKNRILLAVSHFIGNDLFSRRTPSSSKTKSKLFINSAISPSCTKFALIDKHKWEVFSIPADIDKYPPKLLFCGRNTGEVGKSFEKLELSKKNLTALANSEVLSGDYVFCTLSDDLLIISDTNNSLRVHELTEKGSLIHFYASKYPLRCIDIDHGGTLIACGITGRERKTNTEQALITLHRINVNKQTGLYVFPAPLTIALPYRDPINTINLSHDGLYISCSTTMESRFLVISLRTLNEPRLIMKSLRSIDTSLESEGITDTKLFPGNFNLMCVTSTAFNSPPIIINTKIEDISELRSVAQPSLLTKIVELGSKIHRCEISPRNDSIAFLDKNGSVYIMSAPTMIEDETKRIVLVDLVADAYRAHECASMRFNSSGHILYILDRKGVLYVEDFAYDLPQNPEVSKCKEL; encoded by the coding sequence ATGAACTCTTCAGAGCTATTGAAGGTCATACGACAGGATTTGTTCCTGCCAAAAGAATTGTTCTCTTGCGAGTTTGACCAAAGAGCAGGACATTATATCTACGGCATTGGATATTCAATAGCGGATGATGCATCAATGCTATCCTGCGGATGTTGCATAGCGGAGTCGCTATTCGACGCCATAAAAGACGCCACACACAACGAACTAATCTATTGTCCAGTTTGTAAAAATAAGAATGTATCGATGGTAGGGCCTGTTAAACCGTTGCGATGTCTGTATGACCAATTAAATGGGTTTGAAGACTCAATAAGCACCTCTTTGGAAACAGTCAAGTTGCAGGAGGAAAACATTGAGCGAGGTGGGAACAAGCCAGAAGGTACCGAGGAAAATAGTACTCTTCcggttgaagaagctgcaATGTTTACTGAGTACAAAAATAACGACATACCGGAGAAGACACTAGAGACTGACCAAGTGGATTCAAAGAAACTTGATGCGAGCAACCAGCAAACCACCCTACTTaacctttttttcaaagttgcTTCTAAAATGAATAGCGAGAATACACCGGACGATACCACTACCGAAAGACCAATCAATACAGATGCAAATCCTCAATACCTGACACACAGTACCACTTTAGAAACTGAAAATAAGTCGGAGATGGTTAGCTTAGCTAATAAATCTAATACCATTATCACAGAACGGTTATCACAGGAATGTAAAAAACCAGAATGGCATAAAGATCATACTGCACATTTCAATGAACCGGTGGTTCCCAACATATCGTCAAATCTGgatgaaaaaaagaatcGTATTTTGCTAGCTGTTTCCCACTTTATAGGAAACGATCTGTTTTCAAGACGCACTCCAAGTTCCTCAAAAACTAAATCAAAACTATTTATCAACTCCGCCATTTCTCCCAGTTGTACCAAATTTGCATTGATAGATAAACATAAGTGGGAAGTATTTTCAATCCCTGCAGATATCGACAAATATCCGCCTAAATTACTGTTCTGTGGTCGCAATACGGGAGAGGTCGGGAAGTCATTTGAAAAGCTGGAActctccaaaaaaaacttAACAGCATTAGCAAATTCAGAAGTACTAAGTGGAGATTATGTGTTCTGCACATTATCCGATGATTTACTGATTATTTCAGATACCAATAATTCGCTAAGGGTCCACGAACTGACGGAAAAGGGAAGCCTGATCCATTTCTATGCTTCTAAATACCCTTTGCGCTGTATTGATATTGATCATGGAGGTACACTGATTGCCTGCGGAATTACCggaagagaaagaaagacCAACACAGAGCAGGCATTGATTACATTACACCGTATTAACGTGAATAAACAGACAGGTCTATATGTGTTTCCTGCACCACTGACGATAGCTCTGCCGTACCGCGATCCGATCAACACAATCAATTTATCACACGACGGTCTTTACATttcgtgttcaacaacgatGGAATCTCGATTTTTGGTCATTTCGTTAAGAACCCTCAATGAACCGAGATTGATAATGAAAAGTTTGAGATCAATCGACACGTCTTTAGAGTCAGAAGGGATAACAGACACGAAGTTGTTTCCAGGGAACTTTAATCTCATGTGTGTCACTTCCACTGCCTTTAATTCTCCTCCTATCATTATCAACACAAAAATCGAAGATATAAGCGAATTAAGGAGTGTTGCTCAGCCTTCTTTGTTAACAAAAATAGTGGAACTAGGTTCCAAGATTCATCGTTGTGAGATATCACCTAGGAACGATTCTATAGCGTTTCTCGATAAAAATGGTTCGGTTTATATAATGTCCGCACCAACAATGATTGAAGACGAAACGAAACGGATAGTTCTAGTTGACCTTGTTGCGGATGCTTATAGAGCTCACGAGTGTGCCTCAATGCGGTTTAACTCTTCAGGACATATCCTCTACATACTGGATCGTAAAGGTGTGCTTTACGTAGAAGATTTTGCCTACGATCTGCCACAAAATCCCGaggtttcaaaatgtaAGGAATTATAG
- the MIC12 gene encoding Mic12p (similar to Saccharomyces cerevisiae YBR262C; ancestral locus Anc_1.340), whose product MTRFTKLLSLASITSIVGISYYSYFINSNGYYYTHSQWKKVNDNVKSILDKNRQIPPFQDKLEMLQNQEARNVLVRPRIEIMKDIWNKSVRNSVEWIFSLGG is encoded by the coding sequence atgaCTAGATTTACCAAGTTACTATCGCTTGCCTCTATTACTTCCATAGTAGGTATTTCATACTATTCTTACTTTATCAATTCAAACGGTTATTACTACACTCATTCGCAATGGAAGAAGGTTAACGATAACGTCAAAAGTATACTAGATAAGAATAGACAGATCCCTCCTTTTCAGGACAAGTTGGAAATGCTACAGAATCAGGAGGCTAGAAACGTTCTGGTGAGACCGAGGATCGAAATAATGAAGGATATTTGGAATAAATCTGTAAGAAACTCGGTAGAatggatattttctttaGGTGGCTAG
- the RGD1 gene encoding GTPase-activating protein RGD1 (similar to Saccharomyces cerevisiae RGD1 (YBR260C); ancestral locus Anc_1.342), translating to MDTSGEIVPEPPQPEQSLEQTTDSSQNRASGTDRRQDVQLLDKPEIIKVMNSDVAINALLFNLKQSLLTCEEFIKFVKKKCLFENDHVMELSKHYKHFFQETQHVSSLKRAFHSVLEFDGKLAKIKLSYVKALQKMCDEVSSLLLTMTRLRKNVKEDSKRLERDVVDSIHNAEKAQARYVSLCQDYDKLKMTDPTKTKLTLRGSKTTKEQEEELLRKIDGADIDYRQKVDHSNSLRDNFLKRERPRIVAELKDLILEMDTAMAIQLQKYSIYTETLILNSGVSVSPFEKTSHSMKSYASSVRNEKDLYDFLNKYNGNGKNSLLVNKSLIPVSYKKHPSMERFSGGAKKSSPKFVVDPSRNSIPKRQISTHDSSPFDNPTSNPATSPSNFSSPTMNSSFNGPIMLNSPTNNNIKSATSKHTKSHLQHQPLPATPASSSNSMINNGYGEVGDNYGGADDNDDAGKSFQSLDPGKRDARIPSIPATVDTTGTIDTDRPLSQVQTNTTLPPGIQRNLKTFGVPLESLIEFEQDMVPAIVRQCVFVVDEYGLDLEGIYRKSANVLDVSKLRENIDSDPANVSMILPPKKFSESDIFLVGSLLKMFFSSLPDTLLPSSISPEVQTCMAIDDPVMRKNYMHGLLYKLPDAQYWTLRSLLFHLKRVIAHEESNKMNLKAVCVIWGPTIVPPSNDDVNDVNYQIAAMEVLINVAEQAFEPE from the coding sequence ATGGACACCAGTGGAGAAATAGTTCCCGAGCCTCCGCAGCCCGAACAATCTTTGGAGCAAACCACAGACTCGAGTCAAAATAGGGCATCGGGTACCGATCGAAGGCAGGATGTGCAACTTCTGGACAAGCCGGAAATAATTAAAGTTATGAACTCTGATGTGGCAATCAATGCTTTGCTATTCAACTTGAAGCAGTCTTTGCTTACCTGCGAAGAGTTCATCAAGTTTGTTAAGAAAAAGTGTTTGTTCGAGAATGACCACGTTATGGAACTATCTAAGCATTATAAGCACTTTTTTCAGGAAACACAGCATGTATCCTCATTAAAACGCGCATTCCATTCCGTTTTGGAGTTTGATGGGAAATTGGCTAAGATTAAACTAAGTTACGTCAAGGCGCTACAAAAAATGTGTGACGAAGTTAGTTCTTTGCTGTTAACAATGACAAGGCTGCGGAAAAACGTCAAAGAGGATAGTAAACGTTTAGAAAGGGATGTAGTGGACTCCATTCATAATGCAGAAAAGGCCCAAGCTAGATATGTTTCCTTGTGCCAAGATTACgacaagttgaaaatgaCAGACCCAACAAAGACGAAATTAACTTTGAGGGGCTCAAAAACCACAAAAGAGCAGGAAGAAGAGCTGTTACGGAAAATAGACGGCGCTGATATTGACTATCGGCAAAAAGTTGACCATTCTAATTCTTTGAGGGAtaacttcttgaaaagaGAACGACCAAGAATTGTGGCTGAGTTAAAAGATTTGATTCTGGAAATGGATACAGCGATGGCAATACAACTACAAAAATATAGTATATACACCGAAACGCTAATTTTGAACAGCGGTGTTAGTGTAAGCCCTTTTGAAAAGACAAGCCATTCAATGAAGAGTTATGCGTCGTCAGTGAGAAACGAAAAGGATCTTTACGACTTCCTCAACAAATATAACGGTAACGGGAAGAACTCATTACTGGTCAACAAGAGCTTGATACCAGTTTCTTATAAGAAACATCCATCCATGGAACGCTTCAGCGGTGGTGCGAAAAAATCGTCTCCTAAATTTGTAGTGGACCCCTCCAGAAACTCGATACCAAAACGACAAATATCTACCCATGACAGTTCACCATTTGACAATCCTACTTCAAACCCCGCAACATCTCCCAGTAATTTCTCATCACCCACTATGAACTCATCGTTCAATGGGCCGATAATGTTGAATTCACCAACTAATAATAACATAAAAAGCGCCACGTCCAAACACACTAAATCACATTTGCAGCACCAACCTCTGCCTGCTACACCAGCATCTTCATCTAACTCAATGATAAATAACGGCTATGGAGAGGTTGGGGACAACTACGGGGGAGCTGATGACAATGATGACGCTGGCAAATCCTTCCAGTCATTAGATCCGGGGAAAAGGGATGCAAGGATACCTAGTATACCTGCAACTGTGGATACCACAGGCACTATCGACACTGATAGACCATTATCTCAAGTGCAGACAAATACAACACTTCCACCGGGAATACAAAGAAACTTGAAAACGTTTGGCGTTCCGCTAGAAAGCTTGATCGAGTTCGAGCAGGACATGGTTCCAGCTATTGTAAGGCAATGtgtctttgttgttgatgaatatGGCCTGGATTTGGAAGGAATTTACAGAAAATCAGCGAATGTGTTGGATGTCAGCAAACTGAGAGAAAATATAGATAGTGACCCCGCTAACGTTTCAATGATATTACCACCAAAAAAGTTCTCAGAGTCGGATATCTTTTTGGTTGGGtccctgttgaagatgtttttttcttcattgcCAGATACCCTTTTACCTAGTTCAATATCCCCTGAGGTGCAAACTTGTATGGCAATTGACGACCCTGTAATGAGAAAGAACTACATGCATGGCTTGTTGTATAAGCTACCTGACGCTCAGTATTGGACATTGAGATCATTGCTATTCCATTTGAAAAGGGTCATAGCGCACGAGGAGAGCAATAAAATGAACTTAAAAGCCGTTTGTGTTATATGGGGCCCTACCATTGTTCCACCGAGTAATGATGATGTCAACGATGTTAATTATCAGATTGCTGCAATGGAAGTTTTGATCAATGTAGCTGAGCAGGCGTTTGAGCCGGAATGA
- the SHG1 gene encoding Shg1p (similar to Saccharomyces cerevisiae SHG1 (YBR258C); ancestral locus Anc_1.345) — protein MPDSIDPAKKLAEKFKQQGYLDQLKRDVLTTPIAMRENASPLEQTIKDLVVEVVKDVVANDEDLIFKNRAATSAQVESQIFKGGYRKLNEVENGINLEEFIQEAIKDPKLIASIKTNLESLVD, from the coding sequence ATGCCTGACTCTATTGATCCAGCTAAGAAACTTGCCGAAAAATTTAAGCAGCAGGGGTATCTCGATCAGTTAAAGAGAGATGTTTTGACAACCCCAATAGCAATGCGCGAAAACGCATCGCCGCTGGAACAAACTATCAAAGATTTGGTCGTTGAAGTGGTTAAAGATGTTGTTGCGAATGATGAAGATCTTATATTTAAGAACAGAGCAGCAACAAGTGCCCAAGTTGAATCACAAATTTTTAAAGGTGGATATCGAAAGTTGAACGAGGTGGAGAACGGTATAAACTTAGAAGAGTTCATCCAGGAAGCTATCAAAGATCCAAAACTTATAGCTTCTATAAAAACAAACCTAGAGTCGTTAGTAGACTGA
- the YPT10 gene encoding Rab family GTPase YPT10 (similar to Saccharomyces cerevisiae YPT10 (YBR264C); ancestral locus Anc_1.338), translated as MSGSDVTYADWKVVLLGGSSVGKSSIVTRLVTGKFMKNSATIGAAFSWKEVFLEDKKAVKLSVWDTAGQERYRALTPMYYRNTDVALIVYDVTNSTSIEGAKSWIEELHNYVNEDRRNKISIWLVGNKIDLLPTAQDSDTTYPHEDVLRGIMHDIPNPNELAYVSAKTGAGIEEMFNEISRQVPEEAFEASNKDSELLQLNTTKNSSHSCNC; from the coding sequence ATGAGTGGCAGTGATGTTACGTACGCAGATTGGAAAGTGGTACTTCTTGGTGGATCATCGGTAGGTAAGTCTTCCATTGTGACGCGACTGGTAACGGGTAAGTTTATGAAGAACAGTGCAACCATAGGTGCAGCGTTCAGTTGGAAAGAGGTTTTCCTAGAGGATAAGAAGGCAGTCAAGCTATCTGTGTGGGATACAGCTGGGCAAGAAAGATACAGGGCACTCACACCGATGTACTACCGAAACACGGACGTCGCACTAATAGTGTACGATGTGACAAACTCAACTAGCATTGAAGGTGCTAAAAGCTGGATTGAGGAATTGCATAATTATGTCAACGAGGATAGACGGAACAAAATATCCATATGGCTCGTCGGTAATAAGATCGATTTGCTACCTACCGCTCAAGATTCTGACACTACTTACCCACACGAAGACGTACTGCGAGGGATTATGCACGATATACCCAATCCAAACGAACTTGCATATGTTAGTGCCAAGACTGGAGCAGGCATCGAGGAGATGTTCAATGAAATATCCAGGCAAGTGCCGGAAGAAGCTTTTGAAGCTTCTAATAAAGACAGTGAGTTGCTTCAACTAAATACCACTAAGAACTCATCGCACAGTTGTAACTGCTAA
- the SHM1 gene encoding glycine hydroxymethyltransferase SHM1 (similar to Saccharomyces cerevisiae SHM1 (YBR263W); ancestral locus Anc_1.339): MSIISTTKRIPYRVTYHLTSRSFGSTAVRGSSADQLLISKHVADVDPEMNSILKNERLRQKHSITLIPSENFTSKSVMDLLGSEFQNKYSEGYPGARYYGGNQFIDQMESLCQRRALEVYGLNPEEWGVNVQSLSGAPANLYAYSAVMNVGDRLMGLDLPHGGHLSHGYKLKSGSPISFISKYFQTMPYRLNLETGRVDYDELELTSQLFRPKIIVAGTSAYSRLIDYGRMANIAKNCGAYLLSDMAHISGLVAANVVESPFKHSDIVTTTTHKSLRGPRGAMIFYRKGVRKITKGKEFMYDLEKKINFSVFPGHQGGPHNHTISALAVALKQAMTPEFKQYQERIVSNAATFARELEARGFKLVSGGTDNHLILLDLSSSGIDGARLETILQQINIAANKNTIPSDKSAMFPSGLRVGTPAMTTRGFEEKDFAKVAEYIDKATKLAIKMKGQESEDIKSNVERLQFFKTLCENDAEIQKLGNDVYQWVGQFPVPGEL, translated from the coding sequence ATGTCCATCATCAGTACTACTAAACGTATACCCTACAGGGTTACCTACCACTTGACGTCTCGTTCCTTTGGTAGCACAGCTGTGAGAGGTAGCTCTGCCGATCAATTGTTGATTTCCAAGCATGTTGCGGATGTGGACCCAGAGATGAACtcgattttgaagaacgagaGGTTGAGACAGAAGCACTCAATCACTTTGATCCCCTCAGAAAACTTCACCTCCAAGTCGGTCATGGACCTGTTGGGGTCTGAATTCCAAAACAAATACTCAGAGGGATACCCTGGTGCACGTTACTACGGTGGGAACCAATTTATTGACCAAATGGAGTCGCTATGCCAAAGGAGAGCTTTGGAAGTGTATGGATTGAATCCGGAAGAATGGGGTGTCAATGTTCAGTCTCTAAGCGGAGCACCTGCTAATCTATATGCGTATTCTGCAGTAATGAACGTTGGTGATAGGTTGATGGGGTTGGACCTCCCCCACGGTGGTCACCTATCACATGGGTACAAATTAAAGAGCGGTTCGCCAATTTCCTTCATATCGAAATATTTCCAAACAATGCCATACCGTTTGAACCTGGAGACCGGTAGGGTTGATTATGACGAACTCGAACTCACTTCCCAATTGTTCAGACCCAAAATTATAGTCGCGGGGACTTCGGCTTACTCTAGGTTGATCGATTACGGCAGGATGGCCAATATTGCCAAAAACTGTGGTGCTTATCTTTTGTCGGACATGGCTCATATATCTGGTCTAGTGGCGGCCAATGTTGTCGAGTCTCCCTTCAAACACTCTGACATCGTGACGACGACCACACATAAATCTTTAAGAGGACCCCGTGGTGCGATGATCTTCTACAGGAAGGGTGTTAGAAAAATTACCAAGGGTAAAGAGTTCATGTacgatttggaaaagaagatcAATTTCTCCGTATTCCCAGGACACCAAGGTGGACCTCATAACCACACCATATCCGCCCTAGCTGTCGCATTGAAGCAGGCAATGACCCCAGAGTTCAAACAATACCAAGAGAGAATTGTTTCCAACGCAGCTACGTTTGCCAGAGAGTTAGAAGCACGGGGATTCAAGCTGGTTTCAGGAGGCACCGACAACCATTTGATTTTGCTAGACTTATCGTCCTCCGGAATTGATGGTGCTCGGTTAGAAACCATTCTACAACAGATAAACATTGCCGCCAATAAGAACACAATTCCTAGCGACAAGTCCGCAATGTTCCCATCAGGTTTAAGAGTGGGGACTCCAGCTATGACCACTAGGGGGTTTGAGGAGAAGGACTTTGCGAAGGTCGCCGAATACATCGACAAAGCTACGAAATTGGCTATAAAAATGAAAGGTCAAGAGTCTGAGGATATTAAATCGAACGTCGAGAGGCtccagttcttcaaaactttgtGCGAAAATGATGCtgaaattcaaaaattgGGTAATGATGTTTACCAATGGGTTGGTCAATTTCCTGTCCCAGGGGAGCTGTga
- the MIC19 gene encoding Mic19p (similar to Saccharomyces cerevisiae YFR011C; ancestral locus Anc_1.370), with protein MGAQASKPEDSAVFAIDSTLKLSDDIVSKLQHSTETDFSRREDAERFIEEKVAQKLTRLEKDALRKFEDTLDTSLILTEIENDPLSSKKLDAKILTLSDNLKKLDERDEQKLKQIGTKGQEVRNKLAQCLADNKGKPLNCYEYIEQFKKIIG; from the coding sequence ATGGGGGCTCAAGCATCAAAACCAGAAGACAGCGCAGTTTTTGCCATTGATTCTACATTGAAGCTTTCCGATGATATTGTGAGCAAGCTGCAGCATAGCACTGAAACAGATTTCTCGAGAAGGGAGGATGCCGAGAGATTTATCGAAGAGAAAGTAGCGCAGAAGTTGACAAGGTTGGAGAAGGATGCATTGAGAAAGTTTGAAGACACACTCGATACTTCTTTGATTTTAACGGAGATTGAGAATGATCCCCTGAGctcaaaaaaattggatGCCAAAATTCTTACCTTGAGTGataacttgaagaagttggacGAAAGGGACGAGCAGAAGTTAAAGCAGATAGGCACCAAGGGGCAAGAAGTGAGAAACAAGCTGGCGCAGTGTTTGGCCGACAATAAGGGTAAACCGTTGAATTGCTACGAATACATCGAGCAGTTCAAAAAGATCATTGGTTGA